From Glycine max cultivar Williams 82 chromosome 11, Glycine_max_v4.0, whole genome shotgun sequence, the proteins below share one genomic window:
- the LOC100816242 gene encoding agamous-like MADS-box protein AGL80, with product MPRTKVKIAFITNDAARRAAYRKRKKGILKKMEELSTLCGIEACAIAYSPYDPEPVIWPSELGVHHVLGKFRTMSEWEKNKKMANQESFLGHMIAKHKEQLKKLVKENKEKEMTVFMHQCLDEGRVLPDNNLTADDLNDLSSIIEQNLKDVCRRLETLNVMEKTPPHQQPPQIQSSPVLDMSANHDQKQKKFMDLLNGNEDETTTVPPFESDANLQLQIGF from the coding sequence ATGCCCAGAACAAAGGTGAAAATCGCCTTCATAACCAACGATGCTGCGAGGAGGGCAGCATACAGGAAAAGGAAGAAGGGAATTCTGAAGAAGATGGAGGAACTCAGCACCCTTTGTGGAATTGAAGCATGTGCTATAGCATATAGCCCCTATGATCCCGAGCCAGTGATTTGGCCATCCGAATTGGGTGTCCATCATGTGCTGGGAAAATTCAGGACCATGTCTGAATGGGAGAAGAACAAGAAGATGGCGAACCAGGAGAGCTTCCTAGGGCATATGATCGCGAAGCACAAGGAGCAGCTGAAGAAACTCGTGAAGGAAAACAAGGAGAAGGAGATGACCGTGTTCATGCATCAATGCCTTGATGAAGGGAGGGTTCTGCCAGATAACAACTTGACGGCAGACGATTTGAACGATCTTTCGTCGATCATCGAACAGAACCTGAAGGATGTTTGTAGAAGGTTGGAAACGCTGAATGTTATGGAGAAGACACCACCACACCAACAACCCCCCCAGATCCAATCATCACCAGTGTTGGATATGAGTGCTAACCATGATCAAAAGCAGAAGAAGTTTATGGATTTGCTTAATGGTAATGAGGATGAGACAACAACAGTGCCTCCATTTGAATCAGATGCTAATCTCCAACTCCAAATTGGGTTTTAG